The nucleotide sequence tccaggtaaagaaaagaaggtatgtagacttgttaagtctctttacggactaaaacaagcacccaaacaatggcatgcgaaatttgaccaaacaatgttgtcaaatggttttaagataaatgaatgtgataaatgtgtgtacattaaaaatattccaaatcacatagtcattgtttgcctatatgtggatgatatgctgataatgagtaatgacattgccaacataaatgctactaagcgtatgctcaatatcaagtttgatatgaaagacttgggagttgctgatttaattctgggaattaagatccataagactccttaaggtctggcattgtcacaatctcattatattaagacagtacttgaaaaattcaagcacttgggctttaaagttgcaaagactccaattgacgtgaatcttgcattagcaaagaataaaggccaaagcatatcacaattggattatgcttgtgtgttgggatgcttaatgtatatcatgaattgtacacgaccagatatagcttgtgctataagtaaactgagtcgatatacgagcaatccaggccaatctcattggatggcaatgaaacgagttttgggatatttagaacatacccagaactttgacttacactacagtaaattcccttcggtgattgagggatactgtgatacaaattggatcaccggttcaattgattctaagtccacgagtagatatgtattcactattggtggaggagcggtatcttggaagtcgtctaaacaaacatgtattgcccgctctacaatggaggctgaattcatagccttagataaagccggtgaagaagctgaatggctccaaaatttcttggaagacattctattttggcccaaaccgttggcaccaatatgcatacattgtgatagtcaagcggcaattggaagggctgggagcgttatgtataacggtaaatctcgtcatatacgacgaagacataaaaccgttaggcaattactctctagaggaattatcacgattgactatgtaaagtcaagtgctaatgtgtcggatccacttacaaaaggcctaactagagaggtagttgagaaatcatcaaggggaatggggctatggccgagaacaagttattgtggcggtaactctacctagaagactgcagatcccaagatctaggttcaaggagatcaaacaaagttattaatgacggttcaacattgtcaaataaaattttagtccgttctcgtgatgagacaatgttcagtaccaaggataaagcattaaggctttttaatgatttctaaatttgatacggggtatatcaaatagtgcatctataggatgacacgtttaggaatcacctatgtaagtgtgaagtgttagccgctttaaggagaactttgtaaggccagttctctatgcacttatgaaaccaggcggtgttcatggctgaaacgaacacaacaatgagaaccaaagacggttaagggttgattgtgtgacttatggttgtctaggtatacaccaaagatcgacggttcaaggATATccaatctaccgattgaccgagtatatccgacataagtttactacggaaagttcaaagggaaacctacttatccagatgcgattaatccttgctttttaatcacacagtttttccatgcatacttccgtgatatagccattacCCATTCatatgggggattgttgaggttttttgtttttaagatgaaatagtcttaaaatgagggtgaatgggaaatggaggaaaaataaaatttttgagtaaaattttaagtttttccctcttgacaatgagacattgtcccatattggaagagaaaaagatttttggtgggtatatatataattgctcttcttgtagctcttaaagagttaagaagaaagcaagcctcgcgccgtcgtcgtcgtcgctcggcttcggctttggcttcggcttcggcttcggattcggattcggattcggattcagattcagattcagatttggatttggtcaaataatcgattgattgattaattgattaattttttagatttgaatttggatttgaatttggtcaagattcggattcggattcggatttggatttggatttggatttggtcaaatgatcgattgattgattaattttttggaccacatttatttgttaatagtaaatattaacgtaagattatccgcatttataacgaatatttttcaatccgtgtattgaccactaggcagccgcctaatgctcttcccaccatgaatgtgcttgctccacaaacaagctaatgcttgctccaccatggagggtggacgattgttcttcttcaacactggctgctatatatatatgtgcagcagctgttgaagaaagacacacacaatacacaagacacaaaactgaaatcgctcaacagatttggctatacattgcactccttcctctcagcatttccatacgattttctgagtttctactccttcgttctacattgttttaacttcaaacaaagcaactgtaagtgtgatttgctaccgaactttgtattcgctgaaacactggggtttgaagtaccactacaccagtgtgttattcgttctatcctgggaggaaataatccataaccttgggtactaggaggggattaaattccttaaggaaacactgtgaattcagtgggctcgaattaattactgtttcattacgataacttttattttgcagaattattatttacaaatacagtaaTATTGCTGGGAATAACAGTTCATTTATCTGCAACTTAATTCTCTTTTCAATCATCCACAGACAAAGGCGGAGCTAGACATTGCTTACTGGTTCGGCCGAGCCGAGTAACTTTTGTTCAAATCTTATATTTGTCTTGTGAAATTCATGGAATATATAGAAATGATTAATTTAAaacccaataacttaaaagaACTAGAATACTGaatccataaacttcaaattttgacTTTTCCTGTATCTACAAAAGTTTAGCGGCCATCTAGAGAATACATAAGTTGTTTGGAGAATCTTAAAAAGAATGTAATTTATTCCAAAAGGCAACATCCAACACCGTCCCCCTTATCTTGAGGTTAGAAATTACAATATGGTTATAGATCAAAGGAATGACCCAAAGAggaggaaaaaaaatataaattcgtATTCTGAACCTTCAATTAGAAACATAAGCAACAACAGGACTCCTAACTAGATGCACCCCGTCATCCCACACCAATGAACCTGATATCATAGAGTCAGTTATCTCTGCCGTCACTGACACCACGAATGATTGCTTCTGCCCCAATGATCTGAACGAAAGAATGCTCGGTTCTACTCGAATGGTGAGTCCCTCAGGTGCTACAACAGTTGCCTCGTAAGTGGAAACTGGCGTACCAACGTTGGTGACGGTCCTATGAAATACTCGGGTGATGTTTGTATTTTTCGAAGAAGAAATTGTGAAAGAAGGGTAGTTTAGATCCCAAACAGTTACATTGGTTTCAGAAGTACAAGGTGTCTTAGCCCCTGTAATAATCTGCAAATTCTTGGTACTGTATTCTTGACCACACAAGAATTTTATGTAATCAATTTCTCCCATGTCATATACTAGACCGGGATGTGTAGCCTTTATTGGATTTATTTGACCAAATCCATATGCTAATTCTGCCTCAGTGTTTGCACTGGAGCTCATAGGTGTTGCTGTACCCAAAAGGAAGAAATACAAAAGTTAAAGGAATGTTATCTATTTTATTGAATGTTGTTTTTGTATAATGTTTGGTTTCCACAAGACATGCACTCCAAAAGGTCAATTTATTGCAATTATGAACATGAACCAGAAGTGCCTTAAAAATCTATACCAGTAATCATTAGAGCAGATTTGATAGCAGCAGGAGACCATGTTGGATTGAATGATTTAACATAGACAGCTGCTCCTGTAGCATGAGGACAAGCCATAGACGTGCCGGAAATTATGTTGTATGGAACTACCCCGCTTATCTCCTTGTTTACCTGCCGTAGGCAGTTCCAAAATTTAAATATAACGAGTTTAAGGCCATGAGTTTTTTGATGGTTATGATtttgaaaatttaatatttttaaaatcttcTCATTTCCTGGTTTGCCCCTGGTTACCTGTGACAGTTGTACCTTCAGACCAAGCTGCTAGTATGTCCACTCCTGGTGCGCTTAGATCAGGCTATTCAAATAATGTTGGAAATTAGTGACAAACATAAAATACTATCGAAAAAATTACTAATGTTTTACGCAAGAATTATATAGGGTGATGATACCATAATTAAATGTTACCTTTAGAATGTCATTTGTAATTTGATTGGGTCCTCTTGATGAAAAGGAAACAACAAAAGGGGCAGATTCTGATCtcttttcactacttttcaaAATTCTTCCAGTTGGTTTACTGAAGAAATAATAATATTAGAAGAGTATCAGAATACAATTTATCTTTTGTTACTTATTTAATCATTCATTGAAATTAGAAATAATACCGTGTTTAATATAGGTAATTGTAAATATTGTTGCCATCATTTGTGCTCAAGTATGAAGATGATATGGGGAAAGAGAATGCAACATCTTTGAATCCATTATCCGGCATTATAGCTCCAGCAGCTCCAGCAATAATTGTTCCGTTGTAAGTCCAATCGCAGAGCACAATTTTGCCTCTAACCTTACTTTTGTCCAATGAATTTTCTTCACAGTACCTATAATTTACggattttttaaataatattttagatATATTAAACTCAATATATAAAGAGTTTATTCCACTCCAACTACTGCTTAAATACCTGGATTCAGATCCATTATACCCTGCCGCAGTATTTGGAACGTCTCCACCATAAACTAGTGGGTACTGGTCCTCTAGGTCAAAAGTGTTGATGGAGACCCCCTGCAAGAGAAGGTTAACCAATTGTAAAGTCAAATTAGAAGACTGAATTCCACCTAATTAAGCTTGATTGTATCATCCATTCATGCCAAGTGAGGCTCACTCTAGGGATAGATTACCTCCGCCATCAACCAGTAGATTGAGTGTTCGAGTCACGATGAAAGATAAGTGAGAATACTATTGAACCTCCTTCTTCatgaataaatataaaataatttttaaataataaaacaagaaaTATATGATAATTTTGAGAGACATAGAACTAAGACGTGAAGAATCAAGTAAGGATCGATATAAATTTTGATTATCTatttttagaagaaatattcaaatgatattcACCATCACGATGTTCTCAATTAGTAACTATGCAATATTATAGTTCgttatttgagttaattttaattttcatattttatatatgaatataacttttattaTTCATTTATCAAAATATTTTGAGGGTCAACACTAGTTATTAATT is from Nicotiana tabacum cultivar K326 chromosome 18, ASM71507v2, whole genome shotgun sequence and encodes:
- the LOC107825446 gene encoding LOW QUALITY PROTEIN: cucumisin (The sequence of the model RefSeq protein was modified relative to this genomic sequence to represent the inferred CDS: substituted 2 bases at 2 genomic stop codons) gives rise to the protein MGDTPKGDLSTTSMHTSILQEALGSNGRASECLMYSYKRSFNGFAAKLSEEEKKRIANMEAVVSVFPNGRKELHTTRSWDFLGFPQEVKRRTNVENDLIIGMLDTGIWPESESFNDEDFAAPPSKWKGTCQASANFTCNKKIIGAKYYRVNGEFPPGDIQSPRDTEGHGSHTASIVAGRSVSRASLYGLGSGTARGGVPSARIAIYKICWSDGCSDADILAAFDDAIADGVDIISLSVGGSLPYEYFEDSIAIGAFHSMKNGILTSNSAGNSGPDPQTVTNLSPWSLSVAASTIDRRFVTDVQLGNGEVYEGVSINTFDLEDQYPLVYGGDVPNTAAGYNGSESRYCEENSLDKSKVRGKIVLCDWTYNGTIIAGAAGAIMPDNGFKDVAFSFPISSSYLSTNDGNNIYNYLYXTRKPTGRILKSSEKRSESAPFVVSFSSRGPNQITNDILKPDLSAPGVDILAAWSEGTTVTGNQGQTRVVPYNIISGTSMACPHATGAAVYVKSFNPTWSPAAIKSALMITGIDFXGTSATPMSSSANTEAELAYGFGQINPIKATHPGLVYDMGEIDYIKFLCGQEYSTKNLQIITGAKTPCTSETNVTVWDLNYPSFTISSSKNTNITRVFHRTVTNVGTPVSTYEATVVAPEGLTIRVEPSILSFRSLGQKQSFVVSVTAEITDSMISGSLVWDDGVHLVRSPVVAYVSN